GTGTAGTTTTACGTACAATTCAGGGGGGCCATCATCCTGGTCATCGGGCAATTGCTCCTCGCCAACCCTTGAAAGGTCCCAGAAGATGATTCTTCGGTCATAACTGGCACTTCCCAGGATACCAGCTTCAGTAGGGTGCCATGCTAGAGATGTGACGGCATCGTTGTGGCCCTCTAGAGTGTGCACCTTCTCCTTAACATTTCTGAGATCCCAGATGCCAATTGTCTTGTCAGCCGAAGCAGTAGCCACGAGCACTTCCGAGTTGGGATTGAAAGCCAGAGCGTTGATTGCGTCAAGGTGGCCGCGCTTAGCGACAACTGCTGCCTTGTTGGTCTCACTGTGTCGTATATCCACAATCTGAAGTGTCTGATCATCGGACACGGAACCAATAAAGTTCTTGGAGATTGGGTGGTATTGAACATCGTTGACAATCTGTGTATGGTGCCTGTAGGTGCGAGAAGGGTTGAGAATTCTCGAGTCGGCCTTCAGGGTCTTCAAGTCCCTGCGATGTGTAAGTTGATTGTTCTGGACATCTGCTACGTGCACTTACCAGAGACGCATCGTAGTATCCTCACTGCCTGATGCCAAGCAGCCTTCCTCGTGGGGGTTCCAGTTCAAACCAAAGCCCTCAGCTTCGTGTCCGACCAGTTCAATTTGGGCATTGACCTTTCCAGTTGAGGTAGGGTCGAGAGGGTGCTTCGTTCGGTCAAAAATGAGGATCTTTCCATCGACGCAAAGAGTCGCAAGGATATCGGGGTTCTGTGGTTGATATCGAGCCTTGTTCACTTCTCCAGGATGCTCGATTCTCTGAACGATATCGCACTTGATAGCCGCGACATCACCAGACTTGCCATAGCCACCAATCTCGCCTCGTTCCTCATCATAGTCGTCGGGATTAGGTGCCACTACTTTTGGAATCTGAACGTCGGCGATCTGAAGATAGTTGGGGCTCTCATCGGAGGTGTGTGTGCCAAGCAGGAGGCGGTGAATTTTGTAGTTCTTGCCCTCGGGCTCCTTGACATCGGGGAACCACTGGACTGTGAGGGTGGGCCAAGTGAGGGCCGTACTATAAGTAATGTTAGATTGAGATTTTTTATCATGGTTGAATGTTGCGACTTGCCCTAGAATCATGTCGTACAGAAAAGGActattcttcttccatgttTTGTACTCTTTTGAACGTTAGTCCATGATCAGCatttttgtctcttgtgGTTGGTTCATACCTTCATTAATGAGGCGCTCTCCTTggtcatcctcttcatcatggatcATGTCGACTATTTTTGCGTAAGTAAACCAATTTtcaagcttgtcgtcttGATTCGCATGTCGGCGCAGCAAATCTAGGCGCAATCGAACTTACCGTCCATGTCGTGATCGGCGGACGCAGCAGGTGCCATAATGAATTTTATATGGCCAAGTTGTTTATTAAAAGTGCTTGTATGTAAAGAAGCACGCAAATATAAGTGAGAGATGTGTGGTCAAGGTGATGGATCTTGACAACAAATCGTTGGTGGAACAAAAGTAAGTCTGCGCACGGCTGAGAATATAGCAAGTCTCAACGCGTTGATGTGTAGAAGGCTGAAAGGCGCGTTAAGTGACGAAACGTTTCCACCCTAGCAACCGCAATGCGCCACAGGGGAAGTGGGAAGATCTGTGGCGTCGAAGCATCTACCCCACAAATTGCACATCCCTAGGTTTAGTCTAGCAATTGTCTCTGAGCAGGCCTCAGGGTAGCAGAAGCATTGGCTGCTAAAGGCATTAAAGATGAAATTATCAAGTCAGACCACTCTATCTCGACCTTACTCTTGggctctttatttttgcCCCCTAAAGCTGAGAGATCGACTTATTTGTTACCTGCTGTACAGAGGGGGGGTCTCCACAGGCGGAGAAAGGTACACGTAGAATACTTAAAAAGGGCGTGGGTCCACGACCCAGGGAGTGTAGCCATGATGTACACCAGTAACCCCTCCATGAAGCAAGTCGCAACCGGGCAGACAGGCTGAGGTCCCCACCTTCCAGTCAATCCAGCTACTCCTAGATTCCATGACTACTGGATTTCCATCTTCACGATAACACGATTCGTCGCAAACTTCATCTTTCCCGCCTCCTGAACCCTCCCAGTACACGAAGAACCCCCGCGACACCCTTCATTTCTTATTGATATTGTAGGGGGCGCTTGGTTTAAATACGTCTCGCATTACATTGCAGCATTGTTGTCTTCGGTTTGTTGGCGCCACGTTGAGTCACCATccgtcttgtctttgatcCTGTTGCACAGGATTTTCTACGTTTTGCGCCCAGTTTTTAGGGCCGATCTGGAGTTTATCAACTCCTATTTCAGATCACTTTCAGTATTTTTGACCCTTTGCGTGGACTGGAAATTGTCCACTGTCTTTCAACATGGGGTATGTTCTGTTCTACCTGCTGCTCCTCCCAAGCTTCAAAAGCTGACTCTTCTCGTCCCAGTGTTCCCAAGTTCTTCAGATGGCTTTCCGAGCGATATCCGGCCATCTCTCAGCTCATTGCAGAGAACCGAATACCCGAGTTCGACTGTCTTTACGTTCGTTGCCCACAAAAACACATGCTGTTACTGTACGCTGACCGTTGCCTAGCTCGACATGAATGGTATCATTCATAACTGTACCCACAAGGATGCAGGCGAGGATGTGTCCTTCCGTCTTAGCGAGGAAGAAATGTTTATTCGCATATTCAATTACATTGAACATTTGTTTGGAAAAATCAAGCCCAAACAGCTGTTCTTCATGGCTATCGATGGTGTTGCACCTCGAGCCAAGATGAACCAGCAACGTTCCCGACGTTTTCGAACAGCCCTCGATGCTGAAAAGGCC
This is a stretch of genomic DNA from Fusarium graminearum PH-1 chromosome 4, whole genome shotgun sequence. It encodes these proteins:
- a CDS encoding histone acetyltransferase type B subunit 2; translated protein: MDVDMIHDEEDDQGERLINEGQVATFNHDKKSQSNITYSTALTWPTLTVQWFPDVKEPEGKNYKIHRLLLGTHTSDESPNYLQIADVQIPKVVAPNPDDYDEERGEIGGYGKSGDVAAIKCDIVQRIEHPGEVNKARYQPQNPDILATLCVDGKILIFDRTKHPLDPTSTGKVNAQIELVGHEAEGFADVQNNQLTHRRDLKTLKADSRILNPSRTYRHHTQIVNDVQYHPISKNFIGSVSDDQTLQIVDIRHSETNKAAVVAKRGHLDAINALAFNPNSEVLVATASADKTIGIWDLRNVKEKVHTLEGHNDAVTSLAWHPTEAGILGSASYDRRIIFWDLSRVGEEQLPDDQDDGPPELLFMHGGHTNHLADFSWNPNEPWLVASAAEDNLLQIWKVAESIDEETQQLWEWWQEKQRATDYEKQYILAQDT